One Agrobacterium vaccinii DNA window includes the following coding sequences:
- a CDS encoding DUF2809 domain-containing protein has product MMIKDAHRFYDSRSALFIAVCVVIVVGLALRRYGYTVGLPFIVVKYGGSVLWGSMVYLLVATILPRRKRGLAVAVACVVAIVVEAIRLVHFPALDAFRATTSGALLLGRVFSLWNIVSYGLGIAMAALIAQRFLAKERPCEHVSGP; this is encoded by the coding sequence ATGATGATCAAGGATGCTCACCGATTTTACGACAGCCGTTCCGCGCTTTTTATCGCGGTATGTGTGGTGATCGTCGTCGGGCTGGCGCTGCGGCGATACGGTTACACTGTCGGGTTGCCATTCATCGTCGTGAAATATGGCGGGTCGGTGCTGTGGGGATCGATGGTCTATCTGCTTGTCGCGACCATCTTGCCGCGGCGCAAACGGGGTTTGGCCGTCGCGGTTGCCTGCGTGGTGGCAATCGTTGTCGAAGCGATCCGGCTTGTGCATTTTCCAGCGCTGGATGCATTTCGCGCGACGACATCAGGAGCCTTGCTCCTCGGTCGTGTTTTTTCGCTGTGGAATATCGTGTCTTACGGCTTGGGCATAGCGATGGCAGCGCTCATCGCGCAGCGCTTTTTGGCGAAAGAGCGGCCTTGCGAGCACGTTTCCGGGCCATAA
- the msrQ gene encoding protein-methionine-sulfoxide reductase heme-binding subunit MsrQ, protein MAFALSLPSLPKRYQPTAIWALYVVGLAPGVWYFYLAATGGLGFNPVKDFEHLLGIWALRFLCLGLVVTPLRDLFNINLIAYRRALGLIAFYYVLAHFAVYLVLDRGLVFSSILSDILKRPYIMFGMAGLVMLIPLALTSNRSSIRTLGSRWNTLHRLTYFILIAGTLHFVLARKSLTLEPVFYIAVMLILLGYRTVRPTIMARKRARKAALSPKSAAR, encoded by the coding sequence ATGGCGTTCGCCCTCTCGCTCCCATCTTTGCCGAAACGATATCAGCCGACGGCCATCTGGGCGCTTTATGTCGTCGGTCTGGCGCCCGGTGTCTGGTATTTCTATCTCGCTGCCACCGGCGGACTGGGTTTCAATCCGGTCAAGGATTTCGAACATCTTCTCGGCATATGGGCACTGCGTTTCCTATGCCTCGGTCTCGTCGTCACGCCACTACGCGATCTCTTCAACATCAATCTCATCGCCTACCGACGGGCGCTGGGACTGATCGCTTTCTATTACGTGCTGGCCCATTTTGCGGTTTATCTGGTGCTGGATCGTGGTTTGGTTTTCAGCTCCATCCTCTCAGATATTCTCAAGCGGCCATACATCATGTTCGGCATGGCAGGTCTTGTGATGCTGATACCGCTGGCGCTGACCTCTAACCGCTCGTCGATCCGCACTCTGGGCTCACGCTGGAACACGCTGCACCGCTTGACCTACTTCATCCTGATTGCCGGTACTTTGCATTTCGTGCTGGCGCGCAAGTCGCTGACGCTGGAGCCGGTCTTCTACATCGCGGTGATGCTCATTCTGCTCGGATATCGAACCGTCAGACCCACCATTATGGCCCGGAAACGTGCTCGCAAGGCCGCTCTTTCGCCAAAAAGCGCTGCGCGATGA
- the msrP gene encoding protein-methionine-sulfoxide reductase catalytic subunit MsrP: MPAYRPPRISSAEITPRDVYLSRRNFLGTAAGLAAMGLTAESALAAPLTAKPGPYKLDDKLTPLDAVTSYNNFYEFGTGKSDPKENAGNFKPTPWTVKVDGLVGKPQEFGIEDLLKSPLEERTYRMRCVEGWSMVIPWIGFSLSTLLDKVEPLGSAKYVKFETVVRPEEMPGQSGLFQPLDWPYVEGLRLDEARHPLTILAVGLYGETLPNQNGAPIRLVVPWKYGFKGIKSIVRISLVEKQPETTWKNSNAREYGFYSNVNPKVDHPRWSQATEQRIGDGGFFSTQRRPTLMFNGYDEVAGLYTGLDLKANY; encoded by the coding sequence ATGCCCGCCTATCGCCCACCCCGTATCTCTTCTGCCGAAATCACCCCGCGTGACGTCTACCTGTCCCGACGCAATTTTCTGGGAACCGCAGCCGGTCTCGCTGCCATGGGTCTGACGGCTGAGAGCGCTCTCGCCGCACCGCTGACCGCCAAGCCCGGCCCTTACAAGCTGGATGACAAGCTGACGCCGCTCGATGCCGTGACCAGCTACAACAACTTCTACGAATTCGGCACGGGAAAATCCGATCCGAAAGAGAATGCTGGAAACTTCAAGCCGACACCATGGACGGTGAAAGTCGATGGGCTGGTCGGCAAGCCGCAGGAATTCGGGATCGAAGACCTGCTGAAATCCCCGCTGGAAGAGCGTACCTATCGCATGCGCTGCGTCGAGGGCTGGTCCATGGTCATCCCGTGGATCGGGTTCTCGCTGTCTACCCTGCTGGACAAGGTAGAGCCGCTTGGCAGCGCGAAATATGTCAAATTTGAAACCGTTGTCCGCCCGGAAGAGATGCCTGGCCAGAGCGGTTTGTTCCAGCCCCTGGACTGGCCTTACGTTGAAGGACTACGTCTTGATGAGGCTCGCCACCCCCTGACGATTCTCGCTGTCGGTCTTTACGGTGAAACGCTGCCGAACCAGAACGGCGCGCCAATCCGCCTTGTCGTGCCGTGGAAATACGGTTTCAAGGGCATCAAATCCATCGTGCGGATTTCTTTGGTCGAAAAGCAGCCGGAAACGACGTGGAAGAACTCAAACGCGCGCGAATATGGCTTCTACTCCAACGTCAATCCGAAGGTGGATCATCCACGCTGGAGCCAGGCGACCGAGCAACGCATCGGCGACGGTGGCTTTTTCAGCACGCAGAGAAGACCCACGTTGATGTTCAACGGCTATGATGAGGTTGCAGGCCTTTATACCGGGCTGGATCTGAAGGCGAATTACTGA
- a CDS encoding bifunctional 2',3'-cyclic-nucleotide 2'-phosphodiesterase/3'-nucleotidase has product MSSLIGLHPITRRSLLSGIAASSALVMLHPFAARAQGNQAHLRIMETTDIHVHVFPYDYYADKPNDTLGLARTASIIDSIRAEAGNSMLVDNGDFLQGNPLGDYIAYERGMKAGDKHPVINAMNVLGYDCGTLGNHEFNYGLDFMFNTLGGAGFPYVCANLTKGQLASNPKQDDLFFKPFVILDKQIKDGSGATSTVKVGIIGFVPPQIMMWDAKNLEGKAQTRDIVDAAKAWVPVMKEQGADIIIALSHSGIEGKGQSDRMENASLYLAGVKDIDAVFTGHQHLVFPGPKTWEGIEGADPVKGTLMGKPAVMAGFWGSHMGLIDLLLEKDGKSWKIVDFTSEARPIYHRDDNRKIVADVKDKPEVIAAVKTDHEATLAYVRRPVGKTSAPLYSYFALVADDPSVQIVSNAQTWYIKDMLKEGQYKDLPVLSAAAPFKAGGRGGADYYTDVPAGDIAIKNVADLYLYPNTVQAVLITGAQVKDWLEMSAGMFKTVEAGAKDAPLLNNDFPSYNYDVIDGVTYQIDISKPAKFDKDGKAVNPDVSRIVNLQFEGKPIDPEQKFVVATNNYRASGGGKFPGISSDKIIFVAPDTNRDVIVRYIIAQGTINPSADDNWSFAPVANTTAVFETGPKARQYAKDVKGAKIEEAGDGAEGFAKFRLTL; this is encoded by the coding sequence ATGTCTTCGCTTATCGGCCTCCATCCCATCACGCGCCGCTCCCTGCTGAGCGGCATTGCGGCATCTTCCGCCCTTGTCATGCTGCACCCGTTTGCGGCGCGCGCGCAGGGCAATCAGGCGCATCTGCGCATTATGGAAACGACCGACATCCACGTCCACGTTTTCCCTTATGATTATTATGCCGATAAGCCGAACGACACGCTGGGCCTCGCCCGCACCGCCTCCATCATCGACAGCATTCGCGCAGAAGCCGGCAACTCCATGCTGGTGGATAACGGCGACTTCCTTCAGGGCAACCCGCTGGGCGACTACATCGCCTATGAGCGTGGCATGAAGGCCGGTGACAAGCACCCGGTCATCAATGCCATGAACGTGCTGGGCTATGACTGCGGCACGCTGGGCAACCACGAGTTCAATTACGGGCTCGACTTCATGTTCAACACCCTGGGCGGCGCTGGCTTCCCTTATGTCTGCGCCAATTTGACCAAGGGACAGCTGGCGTCCAATCCCAAGCAGGACGACCTCTTCTTCAAGCCTTTCGTCATCCTCGACAAGCAGATCAAGGACGGCTCCGGTGCCACCAGCACCGTCAAGGTCGGCATCATCGGCTTCGTGCCGCCGCAGATCATGATGTGGGATGCGAAGAACCTTGAGGGCAAAGCGCAGACCCGCGACATCGTGGATGCTGCCAAGGCCTGGGTGCCCGTCATGAAAGAACAGGGTGCCGATATCATCATCGCGCTTTCGCACTCCGGTATCGAAGGCAAGGGTCAGAGCGACCGCATGGAAAACGCCTCGCTGTATCTTGCTGGCGTCAAGGATATCGATGCGGTCTTTACCGGCCACCAGCATCTCGTCTTCCCTGGCCCCAAGACCTGGGAAGGCATTGAAGGCGCCGATCCGGTCAAGGGCACGCTGATGGGCAAGCCTGCCGTCATGGCCGGTTTCTGGGGCTCGCATATGGGCCTCATTGATCTGCTGCTGGAAAAGGATGGCAAGAGCTGGAAGATCGTGGACTTCACCAGTGAAGCACGCCCGATCTATCACCGTGATGACAACCGCAAGATCGTGGCGGACGTCAAGGACAAGCCGGAGGTCATCGCCGCCGTCAAGACGGATCACGAAGCCACCCTCGCGTATGTCCGTCGCCCTGTCGGCAAAACATCCGCGCCGCTCTACTCCTACTTCGCGCTGGTGGCCGACGATCCATCCGTGCAGATCGTGTCCAACGCGCAGACCTGGTACATCAAGGACATGCTAAAGGAAGGTCAGTACAAGGACCTCCCCGTGCTTTCAGCGGCAGCTCCCTTCAAGGCTGGTGGTCGCGGTGGAGCGGACTATTACACCGATGTGCCCGCCGGTGACATTGCCATCAAGAACGTCGCCGACCTCTACCTCTATCCCAACACCGTGCAGGCCGTGCTGATCACCGGCGCGCAGGTCAAGGACTGGCTGGAAATGTCGGCGGGCATGTTCAAGACGGTGGAAGCAGGCGCAAAAGACGCACCGCTGCTGAACAATGATTTCCCGTCCTACAATTACGATGTCATCGATGGCGTGACCTACCAGATCGACATTTCCAAACCGGCGAAGTTCGACAAGGACGGCAAGGCGGTCAACCCGGATGTCAGCCGCATCGTCAATCTCCAGTTCGAAGGCAAGCCGATCGACCCGGAACAGAAATTCGTGGTGGCAACGAACAATTACCGCGCCAGCGGTGGCGGCAAGTTCCCCGGCATTTCATCCGACAAGATCATCTTCGTCGCGCCTGATACCAACCGCGACGTGATCGTGCGCTACATCATCGCGCAGGGCACCATCAACCCGTCTGCGGATGATAACTGGTCCTTCGCGCCCGTGGCCAACACGACCGCCGTGTTCGAAACCGGACCGAAGGCACGCCAATACGCCAAGGACGTGAAGGGCGCAAAGATCGAGGAAGCCGGTGACGGCGCCGAAGGCTTTGCGAAGTTCCGCCTGACCCTCTAA
- a CDS encoding PilZ domain-containing protein, with protein MTGSMSMQNRGAGRSKTRIYGTVQYFNQTVKGRVVDLSATGMALELEGAFAAAKGSRVKVQSEDLGFIEGTVQWQHANRLGLQLQLSTNTLAQLSSYFRFFHEEVKPTLAG; from the coding sequence ATGACTGGCAGTATGAGCATGCAAAATCGCGGTGCGGGCCGCAGCAAGACCCGCATCTACGGTACGGTTCAATATTTCAACCAGACAGTCAAAGGCCGCGTGGTCGATCTCTCGGCCACCGGCATGGCGCTGGAACTCGAAGGGGCCTTTGCCGCCGCCAAAGGCAGCCGCGTGAAGGTACAAAGCGAGGATCTGGGTTTCATCGAGGGCACGGTGCAATGGCAGCATGCCAACCGGCTGGGTCTGCAATTGCAGCTTTCCACCAACACGCTGGCACAGCTTTCCTCCTACTTCCGCTTCTTCCATGAAGAGGTGAAGCCGACGCTGGCGGGATGA
- a CDS encoding DUF1203 domain-containing protein has protein sequence MTKIIFTAMNADEADELRRGELDANGQKPERSIAAGSFPCRVCLGQIKDGEAMLLLAYRPFPSLQPFAETGPIFIHAESCSAYEAQEILPPMLESSDYIVRGYSHADRIVYGTGAVTPTEGITERARELLANDDIAYVHVRSARNNCYQCRIDRA, from the coding sequence ATGACCAAGATCATTTTCACCGCCATGAATGCCGATGAGGCAGACGAACTTCGCCGCGGCGAGTTGGACGCTAACGGCCAAAAACCGGAGCGTTCCATCGCTGCGGGAAGCTTTCCCTGCCGGGTCTGCCTCGGGCAGATCAAGGACGGCGAAGCCATGCTGTTGCTGGCCTATCGACCATTTCCAAGCCTGCAACCCTTCGCTGAGACGGGCCCGATTTTCATCCACGCCGAATCATGCAGTGCCTATGAAGCGCAGGAAATCCTGCCGCCCATGCTCGAAAGCTCTGACTATATCGTGCGCGGCTACAGCCACGCCGACCGCATCGTCTATGGCACCGGCGCCGTGACGCCGACCGAAGGAATCACCGAGCGAGCCAGGGAATTGCTGGCGAATGATGATATCGCCTATGTGCATGTCAGGTCCGCGCGCAACAATTGTTACCAGTGCCGGATCGACCGGGCGTGA
- a CDS encoding DUF4344 domain-containing metallopeptidase codes for MSMLRRLMTASLVTVFSFFSPAAHAQTAPALDGLSDDQLQQTVNFVIGNAIFGLYHEAAKMLISDLALPEADAGANSADQLAGTMMLEANEEWLDTAIVNATDSWYLARSSQSLPDHAAPVYSTLVPNTTRDRQMACLMVGKDAGGYGDLADMMGLPKNDWKACEAAYPQTVARWNDALKPFVAKAGATKFTARYEPVRDPFLDIYATIVKESKVLDLIARSFNGYNLKGDVKLTARTCGRPDVYWSAEKREITYCYEMARFHGELIAAHLASGGSEKESDPAQEIPTAVNLGQEL; via the coding sequence ATGTCCATGCTGCGCAGGTTGATGACCGCTTCTCTGGTCACCGTGTTTTCGTTTTTTTCACCTGCCGCCCATGCGCAAACCGCGCCCGCGCTAGACGGTCTTTCGGATGACCAGTTGCAGCAGACGGTGAATTTCGTCATCGGCAATGCGATTTTCGGCCTCTATCACGAGGCGGCAAAAATGCTGATTTCCGATCTGGCGCTGCCCGAGGCCGATGCTGGCGCAAACTCCGCAGATCAATTGGCAGGCACCATGATGCTGGAAGCCAATGAGGAATGGCTGGATACGGCAATCGTCAATGCGACCGATAGTTGGTATCTGGCGCGCTCTTCACAGTCATTGCCAGACCATGCAGCCCCTGTATACTCGACGCTCGTTCCCAACACGACGCGCGACCGCCAGATGGCTTGCCTGATGGTGGGCAAGGATGCAGGCGGATACGGTGATCTGGCGGATATGATGGGCCTGCCAAAGAACGACTGGAAGGCCTGCGAAGCGGCCTATCCACAGACGGTCGCACGCTGGAATGATGCGTTGAAGCCGTTCGTGGCGAAGGCAGGTGCCACCAAATTTACGGCCCGGTACGAGCCGGTTCGCGATCCATTTCTCGATATCTACGCCACCATCGTCAAGGAATCCAAAGTTCTGGATCTAATTGCCCGCAGCTTCAATGGCTACAACCTCAAGGGTGATGTGAAACTGACGGCCCGCACCTGCGGTCGCCCTGACGTCTACTGGTCAGCGGAAAAGCGCGAAATCACCTATTGCTACGAGATGGCCAGATTTCACGGTGAACTCATCGCCGCGCATCTCGCCAGCGGGGGCAGCGAAAAGGAAAGTGATCCTGCCCAGGAAATTCCGACCGCTGTGAATTTGGGGCAGGAGCTTTAG
- the sseA gene encoding 3-mercaptopyruvate sulfurtransferase translates to MTTDKSRFVVSADWVEQQLGTPDFKLVDASWYLPAHKRNGKEEFLAGHLPGAVFFDQDAIADHSTGLPHSLPSPQVFAQEVGNLGIDAGDTIVVYDGPGFFSAPRVWWMLRVMGAEKVYVLDGGLDGWKAADKPLETGAPNIEPETFEVHFNPKRITSFAAMRAVVDDGEEQIADARGAGRFTGDEAEPRAGMRSGHMPGARNLPATAFAENGRFKDLPTIRRMFTEAGIDLTQPVITSCGSGVTAAVITLALESLGHFDNSLYDGSWSEWGSKEDTPIVTGPAEPIVVNDVGPLKAHVTQLEMTAPPKVSLPVPVNIQTAIMRTTDIPLHFYRYLYWRVGKRWHWQKRMRMSDAELSVTLRDPANSVTVLYLNGAPAGFFELNRINTDVTELSYFGLMEEAIGAGVGKWFLLQALYAAWQDNPKKITVSTNTLDHPRALQLYQMMGFSPVSTSEAWVEPLTDSEYLEISRRG, encoded by the coding sequence GTGACCACGGATAAAAGCCGTTTCGTCGTTTCGGCGGATTGGGTCGAGCAACAGCTTGGCACCCCAGACTTCAAACTCGTCGATGCCTCCTGGTATCTGCCTGCGCATAAGCGCAATGGCAAAGAAGAATTTTTGGCAGGCCACCTGCCCGGCGCCGTGTTTTTCGACCAGGATGCGATCGCAGACCACAGCACGGGCCTGCCGCACTCCCTGCCCTCGCCACAGGTCTTCGCTCAGGAAGTCGGCAATCTCGGCATCGATGCTGGTGACACGATCGTCGTCTATGATGGCCCCGGCTTTTTCTCCGCACCGCGCGTTTGGTGGATGCTGCGCGTCATGGGTGCCGAAAAGGTCTACGTGCTGGACGGTGGTCTGGATGGATGGAAGGCGGCAGACAAGCCGCTGGAAACCGGCGCTCCAAACATAGAACCAGAGACCTTCGAAGTTCATTTTAATCCCAAACGCATCACCTCATTTGCGGCTATGCGCGCCGTCGTTGACGACGGTGAGGAGCAGATTGCCGACGCACGCGGCGCAGGACGCTTCACCGGTGACGAAGCCGAGCCACGCGCCGGTATGCGTTCCGGCCATATGCCCGGCGCTCGCAACCTGCCCGCCACGGCATTTGCCGAAAACGGTCGCTTCAAGGACCTGCCGACGATCCGCCGCATGTTTACTGAGGCTGGAATAGACCTGACACAGCCGGTCATCACCAGCTGTGGTTCGGGCGTCACCGCGGCGGTCATCACTCTGGCACTGGAGTCACTCGGCCATTTCGATAATTCGCTTTACGATGGCTCGTGGTCGGAATGGGGTTCCAAAGAGGACACTCCGATCGTGACCGGACCAGCCGAACCCATCGTCGTAAACGATGTCGGCCCGCTCAAAGCCCATGTCACGCAGTTGGAGATGACAGCGCCACCGAAGGTCAGCCTGCCGGTACCGGTCAACATCCAGACGGCCATCATGCGCACGACGGACATTCCGCTGCATTTCTACCGCTATCTCTATTGGCGCGTTGGCAAACGCTGGCACTGGCAAAAGCGCATGCGCATGAGCGACGCCGAGCTTTCCGTAACGCTACGGGATCCGGCCAATTCGGTCACGGTGCTCTATCTCAACGGCGCGCCCGCCGGTTTCTTCGAACTCAACCGCATCAATACGGATGTGACCGAGTTGTCCTATTTCGGGCTGATGGAAGAAGCGATCGGTGCAGGCGTCGGCAAATGGTTTCTGTTGCAGGCGCTTTACGCGGCTTGGCAGGACAATCCGAAAAAGATCACCGTTTCCACCAACACGCTGGACCACCCGCGCGCGCTACAACTCTACCAGATGATGGGCTTTTCCCCCGTCAGCACGTCCGAGGCCTGGGTCGAGCCGCTGACGGATAGCGAGTATCTGGAGATTTCGCGGCGGGGGTAA
- a CDS encoding alanyl-tRNA editing protein: MSVNALFRDDFYLSTCEAVVTAVHEDGGIELDQTCFYATSGGQPGDTGHMLRADGSRIDLGLTRHGVDKSVIIHSPIEGQPSPDIGEKVTLHVDWPRRYKLMRMHTACHLLSVVCPWAITGAAVGEDESRVDFDMSETIDKDEVTAKLMALVEEDHPVFLKWITDEELAANPDIVKSKNVRPPVGLGRVSLVCIGYDSSVDSQPCGGTHVAKTQEVGDIHIAKIEKKGKENRRFRIRFGKPGLSA, translated from the coding sequence ATGTCTGTGAATGCCCTGTTTCGTGATGATTTTTATCTTTCCACATGCGAAGCGGTGGTAACAGCAGTCCATGAAGATGGCGGCATAGAGCTGGATCAAACCTGCTTTTATGCCACATCCGGCGGCCAGCCCGGCGATACCGGGCATATGCTGCGCGCCGATGGCTCGCGGATCGATCTCGGCCTGACACGGCATGGCGTCGACAAAAGCGTTATCATCCATAGTCCCATCGAAGGTCAGCCATCTCCAGACATCGGGGAAAAGGTTACCCTCCATGTCGATTGGCCACGCCGCTACAAGCTCATGCGCATGCACACCGCCTGCCATCTGCTTTCAGTGGTCTGCCCTTGGGCAATCACCGGTGCTGCCGTGGGTGAGGATGAATCCCGCGTCGATTTCGACATGTCCGAGACAATCGACAAGGACGAGGTTACTGCAAAGCTGATGGCTTTGGTCGAGGAAGATCACCCGGTATTTCTGAAATGGATTACCGACGAGGAACTTGCCGCCAATCCCGATATCGTCAAATCCAAGAACGTGCGCCCTCCAGTGGGGCTAGGCCGCGTCAGCCTCGTTTGCATCGGATACGACTCTTCCGTTGACAGCCAGCCCTGCGGCGGCACTCATGTGGCCAAGACGCAGGAAGTGGGCGATATTCACATCGCCAAGATTGAAAAGAAGGGCAAGGAGAATCGCCGCTTCCGAATCCGTTTCGGCAAGCCCGGCCTTTCCGCCTGA
- a CDS encoding cysteine synthase A: MTIHTSVLTAIGNTPLIRLNAASQATGCEILGKAEFMNPGQSVKDRAALYIIRDAERRGQLRPGGTIVEGTAGNTGIGLSLVANALGYKTVIVIPETQSQEKKDALKLLGAQLIEVPAAPYSNPNNYVKVSGRLAKQLAATDPNGAVWANQFDNIANRQAHIETTAPEIWDQTDGRVDGFVCAVGSGGTLAGVADGLRDFNPDIKIGLADPDGAALFEFYKNGALKSEGSSITEGIGQGRITANLEGFEPDFAYRISDAEALPVLYDLVTTEGLCLGGSSGINVAGAIRLARDLGPGHTIVTILCDYGNRYQSKLFNPDFLRSKGLPLPLWLTEKREISVPYETV; encoded by the coding sequence ATGACCATTCATACCTCTGTGCTTACTGCTATCGGCAACACGCCGCTCATTCGCCTGAACGCAGCGTCACAGGCGACAGGATGCGAGATTCTCGGAAAAGCGGAATTCATGAACCCCGGCCAGTCGGTCAAGGACCGCGCCGCGCTCTACATCATTCGCGATGCGGAACGCCGCGGGCAGTTGCGGCCCGGCGGCACGATCGTCGAGGGCACTGCCGGCAATACCGGCATCGGCCTTTCGCTCGTCGCCAATGCACTTGGGTACAAGACGGTCATCGTCATTCCCGAAACGCAGAGCCAGGAAAAGAAGGACGCGCTGAAGCTTCTGGGCGCGCAACTGATCGAAGTGCCAGCGGCCCCCTACTCCAACCCGAACAATTACGTGAAGGTCTCGGGGCGCCTGGCCAAGCAGCTTGCCGCAACAGACCCCAACGGTGCGGTCTGGGCAAACCAGTTCGACAACATCGCCAACCGTCAGGCTCATATCGAAACCACCGCACCGGAAATCTGGGACCAGACGGATGGCCGCGTCGATGGCTTCGTCTGCGCTGTTGGTTCGGGCGGCACATTGGCAGGCGTTGCAGATGGTCTCCGCGACTTCAATCCCGATATCAAGATCGGACTGGCCGACCCGGATGGCGCCGCCTTGTTCGAGTTTTACAAGAACGGTGCCCTGAAATCCGAAGGCAGCTCCATTACCGAGGGCATTGGACAGGGGCGCATCACGGCCAATCTGGAGGGTTTCGAACCGGATTTCGCTTACCGCATTTCGGATGCGGAAGCCCTGCCGGTGCTGTACGATCTGGTCACGACGGAAGGACTTTGCCTCGGCGGCTCCTCGGGAATCAATGTTGCCGGTGCAATTCGACTTGCCCGCGACCTCGGTCCGGGGCATACAATCGTTACCATTCTTTGTGACTACGGTAACCGTTACCAGTCGAAGCTTTTCAACCCGGACTTCCTGCGGTCCAAGGGACTTCCCCTGCCCCTGTGGCTGACTGAAAAGCGCGAGATATCGGTGCCGTACGAAACCGTCTGA
- a CDS encoding cryptochrome/photolyase family protein codes for MTAKKEPVILWFRKDLRLADNRALLAAEDRGGPVIPVYIADENPLLTGALGAAQEWWLHHSLEALARTLEQAGSKLILRRGNADSVLKSLLKETGATAIFWNRRYEPHGVAVDNEIKKRFRDDGFEVESFAGYLLHEPSKLKTKSGGPYRVYTPFWRAFEGGDEPTEPAAAPKTLPSPSSWPKSDTLDNWKLLPAKPDWAKDFSEVWTPGEAGAAENLKTFIEDALKGYEEGRDFPAKPATSMLSPHLTMGEISPAQVWDATRGLPRNIASNDLSRFRKEIVWREFCYHLLFHFPELNEKNWNSSFDSFEWHTDSAKFTAWTKGMTGYPIVDAGMRQLWKHGVMHNRVRMITASFLIKHLLIDWRMGEKWFRNTLVDADPASNPANWQWVAGSGADASPFFRIFNPILQGEKFDPDGGYVKTFVPELENLDKKFIHKPFDAPKEVLKKAGIELGETYPKPLVDHNEARQKALAVYSDMKKGD; via the coding sequence ATGACAGCAAAAAAAGAACCAGTAATTTTGTGGTTTCGCAAAGACTTACGTCTCGCCGACAACCGCGCTCTGCTCGCTGCAGAAGACCGTGGCGGCCCTGTCATCCCGGTCTATATTGCTGACGAAAACCCTTTGCTGACAGGGGCTTTGGGCGCTGCTCAAGAGTGGTGGCTGCACCACTCGCTGGAGGCACTTGCGCGTACTTTGGAACAGGCAGGAAGCAAGCTGATCTTGCGGCGTGGGAACGCTGATTCCGTGCTGAAATCACTGCTGAAAGAGACCGGCGCGACGGCTATTTTCTGGAATCGACGCTACGAACCGCATGGCGTTGCAGTCGACAACGAGATCAAGAAACGGTTTCGCGATGATGGGTTCGAGGTCGAAAGCTTTGCCGGATATCTTTTACATGAACCCTCCAAACTGAAAACGAAAAGCGGTGGCCCCTACCGCGTCTATACGCCCTTCTGGCGCGCCTTCGAAGGCGGTGACGAGCCAACGGAACCGGCAGCGGCACCTAAGACATTGCCGTCCCCGTCCAGTTGGCCAAAATCCGACACGCTCGACAATTGGAAGCTTCTGCCCGCCAAACCGGACTGGGCAAAGGATTTCTCAGAGGTCTGGACGCCTGGTGAAGCTGGTGCTGCCGAGAACCTGAAAACCTTCATAGAAGACGCGCTGAAAGGTTACGAAGAGGGCCGAGACTTCCCAGCGAAGCCTGCCACCTCCATGTTGTCGCCACATTTGACCATGGGCGAAATTTCGCCTGCGCAAGTTTGGGACGCGACCCGTGGCTTGCCGCGTAACATCGCCTCCAATGATCTCAGTCGCTTTCGTAAGGAAATCGTCTGGCGTGAATTCTGCTACCACCTGCTTTTTCATTTCCCCGAACTGAACGAGAAGAACTGGAACAGCAGTTTCGATTCCTTCGAATGGCATACCGACAGCGCTAAATTTACTGCCTGGACGAAGGGCATGACGGGTTATCCCATCGTTGATGCGGGCATGCGCCAGCTTTGGAAGCATGGCGTGATGCATAACCGTGTGCGCATGATCACAGCTTCGTTCCTCATCAAGCACCTGCTGATCGACTGGCGAATGGGCGAGAAATGGTTTCGCAATACTCTCGTTGATGCCGATCCAGCCTCCAACCCCGCCAATTGGCAATGGGTGGCAGGATCTGGCGCGGACGCCTCTCCGTTTTTCCGTATCTTCAACCCGATCCTGCAGGGCGAGAAATTCGATCCCGATGGCGGCTATGTTAAAACCTTCGTGCCGGAACTCGAAAATCTCGACAAAAAATTCATCCACAAGCCGTTCGACGCGCCGAAGGAAGTTTTAAAAAAAGCCGGGATCGAGCTGGGCGAGACATACCCGAAGCCGCTTGTCGATCATAACGAGGCAAGACAAAAAGCGCTGGCGGTCTATTCTGACATGAAGAAAGGCGACTAA